The genomic interval AAGTCTCAGCCCCCAAACCTGAAGAGCCCAGCTTGAGTGTAGACCCTCAGCGGCCCATCCACATTACTCTCGGGGAACCCGCTCCCCTTAAAGACCAGAGTGTTCTGACCCTTGTTCTGTCTGCTACCAATCCCTGTCTTGAGCTGGAGGCTCCATGTAGCAATGCACTGCATTGTAGCCCCTTTAGTTTTTGGGACACACCCTAACCCCACAGCCTAGGGTGGGCAGGAGTGGAGAATGAGGAGTTCTCCGAGGGGAGGGGCAGCCTGGTTACTGTTTCTAATCTGCCTGACTCGAGTCTGTTCTCGTTGAACTATGGAGGAGCCTTGCCTTTCTGAAGGACAGAAGCCAAACTCTGGGCAGATGTGGGACCTCAGCTGCCAGAATAGGGCCGAGcctgatggtggtgcagtggatagtgtcgacctggcatgtccCAGGTTCCAAATCCTGGAGTCgacggcttgagtgcgggtccatctggcttgagagcaggctcaccagattaAGTGtgggggtcgctggtttgatgcCAAGgtacagtcactggcttgagcaaggggtcgctggctgggctagagccccccatcaaggcacgtatgagaagcaatcaatgaacaactaaactgatgcaactataagttgatgcttctcatctctctcttttcttgtccGTCTCACTCTcttgctttataaaaaaaaaaaaaaaaaaaaaaaacggggcCAAAACATTGACAGGTGCCGTGAGCAGGGCAGAGTGCTCCCGGAACGCAGGCCTGCAGTACTAGCACCTGGAACCTCTTCCACACAGCACGGCTCCCTCCCAGGGAGCCTGGAAGAACCGACAGTCCCTGGCTCGGCTTCTCTGGACGCCAGCAAGGCACGGGACTCCGGGACGTTATCACCTGGTCGGGCTGCTCGGTGGCAGCAGGTTCAAGGGATGAGGAAGCACGAAGCGAATTCGGAAGCAGCCCCCAGGCGGAGCCCCCTTGGCACACTGAGTCTGTGAAATCCGGTCACTGGGACcggccacccctcccccacaaccaCCAGAGCTGTGTCTCTGGCTTCCTGCGCACTGACAGCTAGGGCCCCAGCTCGGTGTGGGGCTGATGCAGCCCGTGTGTGGTTACTTGCACAAAGCTCCactggcctcccctccccacctcggTTTCCATTCTCACCGAGCAGCCACGTCCGGGGCAGACACGCAGGACAGCAAGGGGGGATTTCCAAGGGACTTTTTGAGAAAGTCAGTGAAAGTTGGGTGTCGGCTGCACGGCCTGGCCACTTTGAAACacacctcttccctctgggatgtAAGTGCTCACTCGGGGCAGTGGGGGACTTCCCATAGCTCCTTCCAGATTGAAATTTAACAGAAAAGAAACCACCAAGCCTGGAGCTCTCTTAGTTTGCTCAGCTGGGAAAATCCTTGATAAATTCAGCTGGAATTGGGGGTTACAGACCAGTCCCTCAGAGCCTGAAGGcatcagagaaaacagctctggtCTGAGGAGCTGTGAGTGGTGACATGAGCAGTCGTGGGAACAGACCTAGGACAGGGATGGGAGGCAGGGGCACCTGAGTCAgcacctctccctccttcccacactCCAGGCCACAGGTAACAAGACACAGACTCACTAGCAGCCCCAGGTGGCACCCCGCCCTAGTGCCAGCCTCTGCTGGCCTCAGTGCACCCTGCAGTGCTGGGTCTGGACatttccctgccccaccccccctTTAGAGAagtggtgggggagagggagagggatagacagggacaggcaggaagggagatggggagagggagagggagagacagggacaggcaggaagggagatggggagagggagagggatagacagggacagggacaggcaggaagggagatgagaagcatcaattcttcttgcagcaccttagttgttcaccgattgcattctcctatgtgcctgattgctttctcatatgtgccttgactggggggctccagccaagccagtgaccttgggctcaagccagcaaccatggggtcacacctatgatcccacactcaaactggtgagcatgAGCTTgtctgtgaccttgggattttgaatctgggtcctcaccatcccagcctgacactttacctactgcgccaccacctggtcagactccccTACTGTTTTGATTGACTGCACATAACATTCATATTGAAGAATGGTTATCGGGAAAGCAAATGATTTTTACTTCTATACAACTTAAGTTAtagaatctccatattgtttcatttttataatcacAACCCCGATGTGAACAGGCAGTCATTATTCTCATTTCCCAGAGGAAGAATGTGAAATGCAGGGAATTCAAAACGGGGATACTGAGACTTTTCGTGGAAACTTAAGAAGGGTTTACCATAAATTTTTAATTCCAAAACAAGTAACTTCCCTTGGCCAATAGCATGACATCATTTAAGGGCCCCTACACTAGGCCAGAGAAGAACGGGAGCAGCCCACCTCCCATGGAGGCACAAGCTAGCCAGACCATCTGAGGGTCCGTTAGGGGAATGCAGGAGAATGCGGGTAACGGGGGGAAGGGGAGGTCACGGGTGCCACCAGCCGGCCCGAGGTATAGGAAGAACGGTAAAGAGGAAACAGTcaaggaaggaaaaatgaaagtattaaacatggtcaataaataaagaataccaAGTCTCAGGGTTTCTCCAAGAGACACCTGCTCTAACAGGTCGAGGGCAGAAGGTGGCAGGCCCCAGCCACCAGGACTTCCAGGACGGGACTGCCTAGACTCCCAACAGTAGACCTTCCAACAAGACCCAAGGAAGCACACTAGAGCCTGCACCCCAGAGGCTCAGACAAGCAGGGCCACTGTTCTTGGAAGGTGCTTAAAGGGCGAGTGAGCTCTTATCAGGCCCAgctaagagaaaagaggagggaggCAAGACATCTGCCATGGGCTGTGGGTTCATGTTTATTGGACCTGATACAGAGTCCTACCCATGGGGAGGAGGCAGCCCAGGGCCGTGGGTAGGAAAAACAGCATCCTACTCTGCACTCAGTTCGCTCCGTTACCACCAACCCACTGTTCCCAGCCCCCAGCAGTCCAAAGCAGGTAAAACGGTGCAGGAACACACTGGGCAGCTCCCAATAGTCTGCTGAGCCTCAGAACGGGGGAGTGAGCACTCGAGGTTCTGTCCATTCAGTTTCACAGCAATAAATAAGGAGAGGCAGGAGTGGCGGCAGCGCCACTGGCAGCCACACATCTTGCTAGGTCTTTATAGCCGTGTCTCTGGATTTGTAGGCCACTCCTCGGCTTTTTAGCTCCCGCACTATTCCtgtggcagaaaaagaaaagttttatgaGTTAAGATGGTCCTTCAGCTACCATTCTGGGGGTAGGGAGGAATTCCTAGACTGTTCATCGAAagtcctgcctggctggcttgttACCACTGGAGATCCAGGCAAGTCTTTGCAATAACTTGgtaagaatgagaagaaaagaggaaaattgtAGTTGTTAAAAGCAAGGATTCTAGACCCAGAATGCCCgagttcaaattctggctcctcATTTACCAGCAgcataaccttgggcaagttatttaacctctctgagcccggGTTCCCTCCGAGTTGTGAGGACTAGTGATAATTCCCATAAAGGACTTCCACAGAAGTTGGCACAGGCAATAAACACAGGCAGTTCTCATAATTATTACCTTGGGGCAGGCGACCAGTGACTGACACCGCATACACACCAGGCTTAAAGTTACCTGAAAGAAGAGATTGCAGGGAGAGTGACTTAAAATTAATGACCAGATGGAGGctcaagctaaaaataaaaaagaagtgctCTAACTCCAAGAGAAAGGCAATCACTTCTGCCGGCTACAATTACTAAATGACAAGACACAAAACACTTTACTCGTCTGTTCTATAACCCCATCCCTCTCACTTCTGAGGCCACCTGCCCACAAAGTTATGACTCCCCCACTTTGACAGCCAGCCACAACTCTAGTgcagaacagagagaaagggagatactTACTGACTCGCTGCCACTTGGAGACCCAGCTGTCCTCTGGACTCATCATTGCAATGATtctaggaagagaaagaacaagtcaGCCAGAGCCTCGCCTACGAAAGAGAAGGACTGACAACCTGCCTTCCTCCTCTGTTCTCGGCCAGCACAACAGTTCTAGGAAAGGAAACCCAGGATTAATCGAAACTTGGCTTTGGTTGCTCACTAAGTGTTGGTTTGGTGCCTTGGCTGAGCAGAGCAACTCTACTTTGGCTTGttgtttactctttttaaacGGTGCTAACAAATGAACAAAGCGACTAAGTAACTGAGTGTGCACATGTATCTGTAAAAAGTAAAGGTTCTATGACAATAGTTTTTTTTGTCCAATCCTGTAGtcttcttaaaagaaataaaaaaaggaatggagtTAGCCCACCTTAAAGGAACTTTAGCAAGCTGGGTTTGAGACTAGTTTGTGTATAAACCCTTAATTGGCCTAAGGGCAAAAGAAATAATACTCTTAACCCCCAAAGAATACTGTCCTCTTGCTCTGACCTTGGGGAAGGAAAACTGAGACATGGGCACTTATATTTATATgacttcctcttctcccccttgCACAATCTCAACAAGGGAAAAATTCTCTTATAAATATCTAAAAGCATTAGTTTTGGGACAATTTACCATCACTGTATCTACCCTTCATTTTCAAAAAGGATCTTCATGccttcaacaaataatttttaagtatccATAGCCTTTAAGACCCTGTGCCAGGTCCTGGTGCACAGATACCGTTATCAATGAGCTAACAGTTTAGTGGAGAAATATCCAGAGGAAATATAATGAAAgccagttattttaatttttccgcctgaccaggtggtggcgcagtggatagagcgtcagactgggatgcagaggacccaggtttgagacctcgaggtcgccagcttgagtgcgggctcatctggtttcagcaaaagctcatcagcttggacccaaggtcactggctcaagcaagaggttactcggtctgctgaaggcccgcggtcaaggcacataggagaaagcaatcaatgaacaactaagatgttgcaatgcgcaacaaaaaactaataattgatgcttctcatctctccgttcctgtttgtctgtccctgtctatccctctctctgactctctctctgtaaaaaaaaaaaaaaaaaaaaaaattccagtttaAGTCATGCTTAAAACAGTAAAGATAAAAAGGTAAGATTAATTCCAGAACATATTtaatttaatccaatatatccaAAGTATCATCACTTTGGCATGCAATTTATACAGAAAAATTAaggtattttacattctttttttgttaagCTTAATCTTTGAAATCCAGTGTATACTTTACAGTTAAAGCATATCTCAACTTGGACTAGCCACATTTCCTGTGCTGAAAGCCAGGCATGGCTAGTAGCTACTGTATGGACAGTGTGACTCAAAATATCTGAGATCAATCAGGACTCTGGTCTAAAAGCCTGCCCACTTTTACCTGGTGGGGTGCTGTGGAGGTAATGTAGAAGTCTAACGGGGCTTACCCATCAAAGGAAGAGCTGGTGCAGTCGTATACCATCTCTCGGTTACCCTTCATCTGAAGGTATGCATCACAATTGTCACAACCGTCATATTCAAACTGGTCTATAGTctgaaagagaaacattttaataaGAAGGAAAGTGAGCATGAACAGGCCAAAAGAAAAAGCGGCTTTCTCCATACTTCCTGGGCAAGCGTAAGACTCCCCACGCTGCCTGTCACTTCAGCTCCCCCACGCACACTACCAAAGCCTCTAAGTTTCATGCTCACATTCCTTCTCTTGTTCCCAACTGCACTTCACCTATTCCTTTCCCTGGTCTCCTCAGGGTCAGGCAAGCTATCTACAATTACTTTCCCTCTGCTACTGATCCTCACCCCTGACCCTCAGAGTCCCTCGTTTCCAACGGAAGTTCACTGAACGTCTGTGAAGGGTCAGGCCTGTGCTAAGAGTTGAGGATTCAAAGGCATGCAAGACCGCCCGTGACTACTGCTGCAGGACCAGCTCCTACACCATGTCCTCCTGAAGCTTCTCACGTCCTGTTCCACACCTTCCCCGAGTGTGATCCCCTCGCCCCCTACCACCAGGTCCCCGACGCATACCTTGACCAGCGAACACAACAAACAAGCCCGCAGATGCCGCAAGTCCTTGGGCACCGTCTCCAGAGCCATGATCTCGGACAGAACAACAGCGGGACACCGCCAGCGTTCCCTCATTCGTTGAATATAAGCAGGAAATTACCCAGAATTCCCACCTCTTCCGGTGGCTCGACTTCCGCTTCCGATGTGGGAGGCCGCTGGCCCCGTCTCTCCCCCGGTCTTAAGGAATGGTTTCTTCcgcctgggggcggggccggctGGGAGTCACCTGGGCCGGCGCGCTCCCCAGCCACCTGGGCGGGCACGAGGGCGAGGCCCGGGCAGCCGTTGGGCCTGTGGGAGGGGCcccgggggaggggcggggcggcggGCGGCTGGCGCCTGCGCGGGAACACGCCGCGGCGCGGGCCATTTGATCTAGGCCGCTGGCACCAGGCTGTCCGCTGGTCCCCTTAGGAAGATTCCGGGATCCTCCTGCTTTAAAAGCGCGGGGCAGAGTCCACTGTCTCCCTCGCGATTATCTGTGCGGAGATGAAAAGCCGCCCCGGGACAGCCCCCTCCCTCCTAATTGCGACAGCATTACAGGGTGTCCGTTTGCCGTCCGCAGGAATGCGGGCCTGGGAGCGGGAGGCAGGGTGGGAGAAAATGCGTAGTGGTTTTTTAAAACTGTACGTTTCCTCGTTCCAGCTGAAAATTTATGCTCTGTGTAGCCTTTAGCATTGATAGTTCTTTTACCTGAGAACATCTGCAGGAGActgtcctttcatttttctttttcagttggcCCTGGAGGAAGCCAAATGCCTCGCTCTGTGGTTCAGAACTGGGCccagccagcccccagccccccacgTCCTtcccagggaggcaggagggcaggTGCTCTGTGAGGGCAGCCAAGGCTCTCCAGGCCCCGTGGGACTTCCTACCGACGGGGCGCCCGTTCCCTTGATCCACAAcagtctgtgtgtgtgcagagcAGCCATTGCGTTTGTCTGACTGGAGCTTTGGGTAGATAGTTTCAGGCTGTTGGGTATATgagtggttgggttttttttaggtttgcCCACTTGAcctggggcagcaccatgtgtgtataatcTATGTGAGGCTgccggtgcttgccctcagggcggcagattgcaaattgtggattgcctttctgcttgggagggggccattatttgctattgtttgtggAGAgtctagagagagggagagctgagagtgcTGGGGGGCTTTGGGGGCCCAGGAGAAAGAGTCTGGTAAATCcggagaatgcagagtgctgagggagccCTGCTGAGCTTCGTGGGTGCTGAGAGAGGGgcaagcggtcttccctgcctgctttctCGTCCACCGCTGGACTTGAATAAATGGAGTGTCCCACCATTTTCTGGTCCCTCAGTTCCTTTACCTTCTGCcggaatccaatgagaacctgcaaggCCAGGGTGGCGGCCAATGGCCTTCCACAGGCCCTGCTGTTCCATCTTCCCAACAAGCCCCCCAGCTGAAATTGAGTTTCTTCAGCATCCAGCTGGGCTGTGACGGGTTCAGATGTTCTCTACCCCTGAATACTTTCTACTTGAACATGCATTCACTCTGTTCTCAGGGGAGCTCTATAACAGCTGTGAAGTAGACCCATTTTATAGGTGGAAAAGTGAGGCACAGAGTATTAGCGCCAGGTCACAAAGTCACTAAAGTACCAGACATTAGAATGTGAACTAACTAGTGCAATAATCATGCAGACTGAACAACAGCAAGAATCTTTCTCCTCTTGTCTCACTAAACCATGCTTTCAGGGGCTTACAAACCAATTCTTGTTGCCAAGCCCAGCACTCTACCCAATTCTTTCATAAATCAGAGCCTAGCCTCTGCTATCAGAATTTATTTCTGTCGACGTAGAAGATGAAGTTGTCCCCCTGAGGGATAGAACAAAACCACGAGACCAGACCACATTTATGGATAAATATATtagcaaataaatacatttctcaACATAGTGCCTGATTCAAGCGTCTTTCTGTCTGGTTCAGATATAAATAACCATGTGGGGCCCTCGGTGCCAGTTCCCCACTGATGGAGGGAAGAAGATTCCCTGGTGGGGTCCTGTGCCCACTTTGCTCCCACATTCACATTCCAAATGGGATAATGCCTGAGGGGCCAGCAATGGTCAAGCTGCCCTGGGGTGAATGTCACCCTAAGGAGGCCCCCCAGCCCTTGCCCACTCGGTACCAGCTGATCAGACCAGATTCCTGCTCCAACTCCACTCTCCCGTGACACCTTCCTGTGTCCCTGGCCTGTCTGGCTTATGCTGGGAAGCTGATCCTCGGGCCATCTAAACCCACGGGTCCCTTTGCTTTTCCTTGGTCTGTCCTGTTCCCCATCCCTGTTCTGGGAAAAACCCCAGAGGAGGATTCCTTGTTGTGCTTGTTCAATGTAACTCTGCCTTTTCTACCTTCATTCCCTCTTCCCAGAAAAAAGCCCAACAGAAATCCTCTTTTTCCGTCCACTTTGGGACTTTGAGACAGAAGATCTCCAGGGGAGCTATTCCCTCCCACTATCTTCATCCCCAACTCCCAGAGAAATGGGGGTGCTGGAGTGACAAGGGAGTTTGAAAATCAGAGGTTCTTACCACCTCGGGGAGAGAACTCCATACTATGGCCTCCAAAGCCTCCCTTCTGACTTATTATAGTGTAGCTGAAAATTAAGGACAAGAAGGGAAAAACATATTCCCTTGTGTGCCAGCCAGGGTGGGCACTGCCTGGAGAAGATGCAGAACACCCCTCTTTCCCCAGCTTTTAAGGCTCAGGAGTCACCTCTGCTCTTGACCCTTTCGCAGAGAAGGAAAATGGGAAGTCAGGGCTGCTGCTGATGGGGCAGCCTTACTAGGGAGGAGCCAAACTGGTGTGCAGGACTCACCCAAGAAAGGAGGTGAGAAGGGGTCATGCGTTCAGCTGGGTTCATTGGTATGAACATGAGGCTTGGGATGAGGGTGACCTGCCGGGGCTAGGGGAAGGAGCAGCACCTTTATAACACCTGTCTACCCTTACCATCCTCCTGCTTTCCAAAAACAGCCTTCACGGGAGCCTGCCCACGCAGGCAGTAGCTGGTGCCTTGCGGGAcacaggctggctggctgtgctGCGCACGGGTTCCACAGACAAGCTCTGGAGCCGGGAGCAGGAAACAGCACCTCCTGCCACCCAGCGTCACCACTCCTCTTCCAGTGGTTCCAGGAAGTATGGCGAAGAGGGTGTCTGAgatcctttctttcctcgggaGCAGGGCTCGGCGCCAGGGAGGCCCTGAGTCACCCAGAGCACACTGTTGGGTGGAGGGAAGCCTGCACACCTCATACGGCCTGTTCACACAGCGCCTCAAGCTCTTCCTCCGAGCCTGcatttagagacaggagagaaaagaggtcaCCGAGGGTCAGGCCAGCCCCTTGCTTATACCACCTGCAGTGGAGTTGGCTGAAGGGAAACTCaaagagggaagagcagggagtGTGTCCAGAAGGGGTGATAGGATGAAAGCTGAGAGCCCCAGTTGGGAGACAGCGGGGAGAAAAACAAATCTAGACAAAGAGAAACATATATAGCAACCAGTGTG from Saccopteryx leptura isolate mSacLep1 chromosome 2, mSacLep1_pri_phased_curated, whole genome shotgun sequence carries:
- the SUPT4H1 gene encoding transcription elongation factor SPT4 — encoded protein: MRERWRCPAVVLSEIMALETVPKDLRHLRACLLCSLVKTIDQFEYDGCDNCDAYLQMKGNREMVYDCTSSSFDGIIAMMSPEDSWVSKWQRVSNFKPGVYAVSVTGRLPQGIVRELKSRGVAYKSRDTAIKT